TATGACCGCCATTATCGCTGGTGAAGATGATCAGCGTCCGCTTGCGTAGCTGGAGCTCATCGACCAGGCGCATGATTCGCCCCACATCGCGATCGAGTCGATGGACCATCGCGGCGTATTTTTTCGATTTGGCATCCCAGTCCCGGTCGGAGTAAGGTTCGGTCGAAGGGACTGCCAGTCCGTGCGGATCTTCCTCTTTCGCGGAGAAGTGGGGCACGGTATAAGCCGCATACAGGAAGAAGGGCTCCGCAGCCGAGGCACGAATGAATTTCAAAGCGCGATCGGTCAGCAGATCATGACTGTATTGCTGACGCGATTCACGGTTCCCCGTCAGTTCCAGGCGGCCTTCGTTGTCGTCCAGGTACTCGGTGAAATAATAGTGCGCATGATCCTGGTTCAGGTAGCCGAACCACATATCGAATCCCTGGTTCGTAGCCCGACCAACCGTGCCTGCATCGCCGAGCGACCATTTTCCCACGCCGCCACAGCGGTACCCCACTTTTTTCAGGACCTCGGCGACAGTCACATCGTCCGCCTGCAGGTAGGTTGGATAGTGGGGGATGTTATCCCGCGCGGGCGTATGACCGTTGTGCAGCCCGGTCATCAAAACGGCCCTTGAAGCCGTGCAAACCGAGGCTCCCGCGTAAGCCTGTGTGAACCGCATTCCCTGGGCGGCCAGCTGATCGATGTGCGGCGTCTTTATCAGTTTCTGTCCGTAGCAACCCAGATCACCATATCCCAGATCGTCGGCCATGATGAAAATGATATTCGGACGCTGCTGCTCTGCCGCCTGTACCGTAGTCGGCACACTCAACAGACAGACCATCAGCCAGAACAGGGCTGAGGCAAACGGGAATCGCAGTCCGCCGCTGGTATTAGTTTTTAAGTTTTTGAGCGCTCGAATCGACATCCGCTTCCCATCCCTTCAAAGCCTGGTTCATTTTGTTAACGATTTCCGGATGCGCCGCTGCCTGGTTCTGCTGTTCGCCGAGATCCGTTTCCAGATTGAACAGTTCGCGGCGTTGATTGGTGACGCACAGTTTCCACTTCCCGCTGCGCACCGCGCTGCGATTTCCCATCCGCCAGAACAGACTACGATCAGCCAGCTTCTGTTCGCCCTGCCAGAGCGGTGCGAGATCGACGCCATCGGTCTGGTAATCCGCCTCTGGTATCCCCGCGATACTGGCGAAGGTCGGGAGCAGATCAATGGAATGCGCGGTCTGGTCCGTGACGCCGGCGCGAATGGTGCCCGGCCACGACATCAGACAGGGCACGCGATGCCCGCCTTCGTACAGCGTCCCCTTCTGACCGCGGAGGGGACCGTTGCTGGAGATGTGCTGAAACTGTTTTCCATAGTTGAGATAACCGCCGTTATCTGAAGAGAAAATGACGAGCGTGTTCTTTTCCAGTTGCAGGCGCTGGAGCGCGGCCATAATTTGTCCCACACTCTGGTCCAGCGATTCAATCATTGCCCACGTATGCGGACTGACATTTCCCGGCTCGGGAATGATGCCCCATTTGTCCGCGTGGTAAGACTGTCCCGCTTGCCGATGCGGCGGATCGTTCGGTCCCTGCCAGGGAAAATGAATCGCCAGATGAGGCACATAGAGGAAGAAGGGCCGCTCTCGATTGGCTTCGATAAACTCCACGCTGTACCTGCTCAACAGGTCGGCGGTGTAACCTTTTTCCATCTGGATCGCATTGTTGTGCCACCAGTCCTCATTGCCCGAACGATCGACGTGCGTGTGATGATCGCCGTCTCCCGAGGCCAGACCGCGAAACACATCAAAACCCTGACTGGTGGGCAGCCAGGGCGGCTGGTAACCCAGGTGCCACTTTCCGAAACAGGCGGTCGCGTAACCACGCTGTTTGAGCAGCTCGGCCATCGTCAGTGCCTGATGGGGGAGACCGATGTCGCGATCTGCTTTGCCTGACAGGGCCCCTTCAAACTCGGTACCAAATCGCTGTTGATACTGCCCGGTGAGCATCGCGGCCCGGGTCGGCGTGCACATGGCGCCGGCGGAATGGAAGTCGGTAAATTTCAAACCACCCGCAGCCAGGCGATCGATGTGAGGCGTCTGAACGTGTTTGTTTCCATAACAGGCCAGGTCACCGTAGCCGAGATCGTCGGCCAGGATCAACACAATATTCGGCGGTTGTTGCTCGGCAGCCTGCGAAACCAGGCAGGTCAACACACAACATACCGCGATCAACAGAAACATAAGAAGAGAGCGCATGACGTCTTAGATTCCAACGAAACAGCAGGGAGTGAATTCAATATCCGTGCTCTTCACTATAGCGGCAGTCCCTCGTCAATCACAACTTAAAACCGTGACAGCGGGGCAGGGCTGCATCTGACATGGTTTACTGCCACTCTCAGGGTAGAATCGCAAACACGCGTGCCGGGAAGCCTGAGCCTCCTTTAGGTTTGGGGAACGTGACCACCGCCAGGGCTCCCGATTCGGGCAGTTCATCCAGATTCGTTAACAGCTCAATCTGATAATGATTCTGGCTCAGGATGTAGGTCTCCAGGGAATAGTCGTCCTGCGAAGTGGCGACGCCGGGATCGGTGTCGGTGGTTTCATGACCCGAAGCGGTGATGCCACGCTCTTCGTAGAGATACTCCAACACCTCCCGGCTCCAACCCGGATAATGGGCGATGCCGGCCTTGTCTCTGTTGTGCATGGCAGTATCATCGGGCCAGCGTTTTGACCAGTCGGTCCGCATCACGGCAAATGCGTTTTTGGGGACTGGTCCATGCTTCGCCTCCCACTGGCGGACATCGTCCATCGTAATCGTGTAATCAGGATTCTGTTCTACCGCCTGATGAACGTCAAACAGCACCAGCGGCATAATCATTTCCTTGACCTCGATCTGATCCAGCGTGCGGCCCCCTTTCACAAAATGCGCGGGGGGATCGGCGTGCGTCCCCCATTGACCAACGTGACAATACATCTGCGCGAAGAATCCGGTGCCCAGTGTGTCAGGCTGTTTGTCATACCAGAAGATGGTCTTCACCGTTTCATTGGGAAAGCCGGGCCAGTGCGGAATCCCCGGCTCAAAGGCATGCGTCAGATCGACGAACTTCTTCTGCTGCAGCACCTCATACGCCTGCGTCAGAGTGATCTCTGCCACCGCGTCTGCCTCTGGAGCGACAGCCTTCTCTCCGCAACCAGAGAGACACAGGGGCAGATAAAACAAGATCACCAGTTGAGACAGATAATAAAAGCAGGAGATTCTCATGAGTTTGGTTTCCCGTTACAAATCAGAGAGTGTTCAACTCTTCGATTGTCCGGAATGACTCCACACGCCACAAGCACTTTTATCAAATCAAGTCACCCGGGAACTCAAACAGGCCTTT
This Gimesia chilikensis DNA region includes the following protein-coding sequences:
- a CDS encoding arylsulfatase, with amino-acid sequence MSIRALKNLKTNTSGGLRFPFASALFWLMVCLLSVPTTVQAAEQQRPNIIFIMADDLGYGDLGCYGQKLIKTPHIDQLAAQGMRFTQAYAGASVCTASRAVLMTGLHNGHTPARDNIPHYPTYLQADDVTVAEVLKKVGYRCGGVGKWSLGDAGTVGRATNQGFDMWFGYLNQDHAHYYFTEYLDDNEGRLELTGNRESRQQYSHDLLTDRALKFIRASAAEPFFLYAAYTVPHFSAKEEDPHGLAVPSTEPYSDRDWDAKSKKYAAMVHRLDRDVGRIMRLVDELQLRKRTLIIFTSDNGGHKGVPARFKTNGPLRGFKRDLTEGGICVPLIAHWPGVVPADTVNAEVIAFQDMLPTFAELAGAPVPENVDGVSLVQTLQGKPLPEKHDFLYWDYGHCRARYDQAVRWKHWKGIRHGQQAAIALYDLNQDLGETTDVAEKHPEVVQRIAQIMETAAVPSERYPIGTRYRGKALWQP
- a CDS encoding sulfatase: MRSLLMFLLIAVCCVLTCLVSQAAEQQPPNIVLILADDLGYGDLACYGNKHVQTPHIDRLAAGGLKFTDFHSAGAMCTPTRAAMLTGQYQQRFGTEFEGALSGKADRDIGLPHQALTMAELLKQRGYATACFGKWHLGYQPPWLPTSQGFDVFRGLASGDGDHHTHVDRSGNEDWWHNNAIQMEKGYTADLLSRYSVEFIEANRERPFFLYVPHLAIHFPWQGPNDPPHRQAGQSYHADKWGIIPEPGNVSPHTWAMIESLDQSVGQIMAALQRLQLEKNTLVIFSSDNGGYLNYGKQFQHISSNGPLRGQKGTLYEGGHRVPCLMSWPGTIRAGVTDQTAHSIDLLPTFASIAGIPEADYQTDGVDLAPLWQGEQKLADRSLFWRMGNRSAVRSGKWKLCVTNQRRELFNLETDLGEQQNQAAAHPEIVNKMNQALKGWEADVDSSAQKLKN
- a CDS encoding cyclase family protein gives rise to the protein MRISCFYYLSQLVILFYLPLCLSGCGEKAVAPEADAVAEITLTQAYEVLQQKKFVDLTHAFEPGIPHWPGFPNETVKTIFWYDKQPDTLGTGFFAQMYCHVGQWGTHADPPAHFVKGGRTLDQIEVKEMIMPLVLFDVHQAVEQNPDYTITMDDVRQWEAKHGPVPKNAFAVMRTDWSKRWPDDTAMHNRDKAGIAHYPGWSREVLEYLYEERGITASGHETTDTDPGVATSQDDYSLETYILSQNHYQIELLTNLDELPESGALAVVTFPKPKGGSGFPARVFAILP